AGGGGTTTCAGCGCGCGGAACACTGCTATGTCAAAACTTTCACGCGGAATTTTTTCGGCCTCCGATTTTTGTACGGTAAGGTTTTGCAAACCGAGCATTGCGGCGCAGTTTTCGAGAAAGGCGCATCGTCTGTCCATGCGTTCGACGAGCGTAAAGCGAAATTGCGGAAAGACGACGGCAAGCGGAATGCCCGGCAGTCCTCCTCCCGAACCGATATCGCCGATGATGATATCGCCGCTGCGGGTGACGCCGATACCGTCTTCGCTTCGTATGTCCGCCGCAAGCGAGTTGATAATATCGTGTGCGGCGAGACTGTCAAATACGTGACGAATTGCGAGCTCTTCGAAGTCGCTCGTGTTGACGAGATTGTACGCGGAATTAAACAGCTGCAATTCTTTTATGTACATGCCGAGCTTTTGCGCGAAAAGCGGAATCGAATCCCGTGCAAAGCCGAGCTCGGAAAGCCCTTCGTTCAGTATGTCGCTCATTGCTGTTTCGCGCTTCCGATGTCGATGAGCAAATCCGCACGGCAATTCTGATCGGATGTGCGCAACGAAACGAGGTTGCCGGTTTTTACCGCACTTAAATTACCGAGAGAAGCAAGCCGATACATGACCGAATTCGTATTCGTATAATCCTGTACGACGGAGCATTCCACTTTATACTGCGTCGAAAATCCCGCGTTTCCTGCCGGCCGAAAGAGTAAGTAAAACGTTTCCATCCGCTTTTGCCCGTTTGCCGTATACGTTCTGTCGCCCGTCAGCAAAAACGTGCCGTCTTTCCCGACGTCGCTGAAATACACGGTGCGGCACGAAGAGAGGACATCACAGCCGTTTATGATAAAACGCAGTATGCCGGGGCGTGCGGAAGAGGCGGGGGGCTGCTCTTCGTTCGATTTTACCGCTTCGGCATTTTGTTTTTTTACGTTGTCAAGTTCCGAAAGTATTTTTTCGAGCATCGCATTCGATGAAGACGGCAGTGCCGTATCGGAAGGGATTCCGCCTGACGATAGACCGCCCTGCAAAAGAGCACCGGTTCCCGACGAACCGAGCAGCGAATAAAAATTGTTAAGGAGACCTTTTTTTGCAAGCGCCGTCAAATCGGCGGCCGAAACGGCGGACTGATTTTTCGAGCCGTTTGCATTCGCCTGTCCGGTACTTTGCACTTTGCCGTTCGGTATCCGTTGCCCTTGATGTACGGAGGACATCGTGTTTGCGCCGGCGCTTTCTGCACGTGCGGTATTTTGTGCGCCGTCTTTTGCCGTGCTTTCGGTTTGAGCCGCATTTCGGGAGCCGGTTTGCGAATCGTTCGTCTGCTGCTGTGCGGCGGTATTTCGGTCGGGCGTATAATGAGGAGCGCTCATCGAAGGAACGCTCAGTGTCGGCATCGAAGGAGGAGTCGGCATAACAGGCGCCGTTACGGGAGTGTTCTGTTTTGCGCTTCCGGACGATGTTCCGTTTTGCGCCGAAAGCGGCATCAGCGTCAATATCGCTGCCGAAACGAAAGCCGTCCGCATGATCTTACATATTTTCAATTGCCGCCTCCACGAATTCGAGCCGCTTTTGCAGCTGTTCTATCGCGCGTTCTATGCGTTTTTTTTCTTTTTCGAGTTTCGTTTTTTTATCGTCGGCATCGTCCGAGCTTTTGCGCCGCATAAGGGCGCGCACGCTGTCGGGGCTTCCTCCGTGCAAAAGCTGTTTTTCCGCAGCGCTTCTGTCGTCGGGATTTTTGAGCGATGCGACGAATTTCATATTGTCGTAGCCGAGGGCGGGATTGACGTTTTCCATGCCGAGCTTTCGGATATCGCGTGCGGAATTGCGCGGAAGACAAAGCACGCGGTCGATGTAATCTTCATAGCGGATATTGGCTTTTTCACAGAGATCGTAGGCTTTTGCGAGGAGCCGTCCGAACGCTTGCATGAGCTCGCCGTTTTTTTCAAGGTAATTTTTGCGGATCTCTTCGGTGAGTTTTTCGAGCTCCGGCGAGCTTTGAATGTTCAGCACGTAGTAACCCTTTTTTTCGGCGATAATCAACAATTCGTTGAACTTCGCCCAAAACGCCTGCGTGTGCACCCTCGCGTTCGGGAGCGCCGTGTCGCCCATTGTCGCAAGCGCTTCTTCGGTGAGCAGGTGATGCGCGTATTCGTGGACGGCGGTATAGATCATTTCGTTATCGGTTTTAAAATTTTTATTGTGCAAAATAATTTCATGCGTATCGGGTTTATACAAACCGTTGACGCGGCGGCTCTCTTTTCCCGATTGAATAACTGTAAAGTCGAGCTTCGTATCTTGAATGTCGAGGAGGAGCTCTTTGATTTTTGCATTGTCCATACGTTAAGTATAATGAAATCCGCTTTATTAAAAAAGCGCATAGGGTAATTTCTTTTTCGGTTTTTTGCGTTCGGTTTTCCGCCATCCGTTTCAGGGACGCGCAAGACCCTTTTTTCGTAAATTGTACCGATGGATGTATTTACCTTTATGCGTTATAATAACGTTGTAAGGTTTTAAGTATTTTAGGGATATAAAATGAAGATGAACGATATTTCCTTGCGTTCCGTTTTTATCCGCACGAAAATTTCCCCTTTGTTCGCCGAAGTCGTACATTCGGCGGAAAGTTCCGATTTATTTTGCCTTACCGTCTCCGGCGATGATTTTTTTGTCTCCGAATCGGACCCGCTTTATGCGCCGTACAATCAGCGAGAAGGCTGTAAAAAAAGTTTTCATCTTTCGGAATATATTTTTATATCGAATAGTAAAAAATTATTTTTCGATGTGAATCTTTTTTACGGCGCATCGATCGCACATATTTGGTATACGGCTTCGAGTGCGGCGGATTTTTTCGCTCCGTACCGAGATTCGGACGGCGGTATGCTTTGCTTTTATCGTCCCGATTTTGTCATTGAAATGAAAGACGGCTGTTTTTACATTGTAGAAATTACGGACGGCCGAACGGCAAACGATCGCATCGTACAGGCGAAAAAGAAATACATTGAAAAAAATAATATTTCCCCAAACGGTGCTTACCTATCCTATGTAAGCGTTCCGCTTCGTCTCGCCGATATGCCGTTTGAAGATTTTATTCGTGCCGCGCCTTGATATGACGGGGCATTTACACCGGCGGCAATTCGTTCATCAGGCTTCCGACGGCATCGATCAATTTCGGCGGCGTCAAATTGTACGCGCGCGCAAAGCGTTGAGATGCGATGCCGTGCGCGAGGACTGCAGTAACGGCCGCGTCTTCGGCATCGTATTGCTGGGCGAGCAGCGCGCAGACGAGGCCTGCGAGCACGTCGCCGCTTCCGGCTTTTGCAAGGCTTTGATTTCCTTCGACGCTTACGAAGACGCCGCGTTCCGATGCGATCACCGTATTTGCGCCTTTGAGTACGAGTACGATATGCGGAAAGCGTTCGGAAAATTTTTTGACGATTTCGATTCTGTCGTCCGCAAGCTCTCCGATAGTATAGTCTCCGAGCGCACACAACTTCAAAAGCGATTGAAATTCTTTCGGATGAGGAGTCAGTATAACCCTCGTGCTGCGCTTCGAGAGCACATCGAGCAGTTTTCCGATATCGCCGTAATAAAAAGAATCGGCATCGAGCACGATACCGGCACCTTTGTACGCTTCGAGCTTTGCGCATAGGTTTTGAAAGGCTTCCGTCCGACCGCGCCCGAATCCGCTTCCGAGTAAAATCGCAGTCGTGTCTTTCGGAAAGGATTGTGCGATCATCAAATCCGGCGGCAATTTAAATCGCGCAGCAGCTCCCGTTTCCGTTTCGACGATTGTTGCAAGTCCTGCACCGAAACCGAGCGCCGCTTGTCCTGCGATAATCGCAGCTCCGGCTTTTTCTCCCGCGGCGATCGCAGCGTGTCCGAAGTTTCCTTTGTGTACCGATTTTTTTGCCCGCACGGGAAGTCGCATATCGTCCGCTTCGAGAAGGTATAGGTCGGCTGCGGCATCCTCTTCAAATACGAGAGCGCTTACGCCGATACCGTATTTTTTAATAATTCCGCAAAAGTCTTTCGCCGCGTCTCCGAAATACGCCGCTTTGAGTGCACCCATCGAAACCGTCAGGTCGGCATCGAACGCGAGCGGTCTGTGTTTGTATTCGGTCGAAACCGCACCGCGCTTGTCTATGCCGCTCGGTATGTCGCACGCAATGCGGAAACACGGAGCGTTATTGATTGTATCGATGAGGACGGAAAGGTCGGGCATGAGCGTTCCGCGGAAACCGGTGCCGTATAAACAGTCGACGACGAGAGCGCATGATGAAAGCTGCTTGAAAAATGCCGAACGGCTTACGAGTTTTACACCGACTGCAAGCGCCGCATCCCGCTCCCGTTTGCAGTTTTCCGTTTTCGCGTCACAAGCGCTATACACCGCAACGGGGATATCGCCTGCGATCCTGCGGGCGAGCGCGTAACCGTCGGCACCGTTGTTACCGCTTCCGCACACGATAAGCACGTCGTTCGAAGATACTGTCCCGCGATGTGCCGCACTTGATGTGCTCGGCCGTTCCGTTCGATACACCGGCCGTTTTTCGTAAGCCCGTACGGCATTTCGATCATAGAGGGCTTTCCGTACTTCACTTTCAAGCGCGCTTGCCGCATTTTCGATCATCACGTCTTCGGTGATGCCGAAAACTTTATGCATGCGCTTTTCAAGCTCTTTTACATCGATAAAAACCTTTTGCATATTCGCACTCCCGCAAGCCGGCGGCACCGATTATATTATTAATCAATAATCACTCTGAAAAATCGTCTTGCACTCATTTTTGCTTTTTAAAAATCGTCGGATCGGAAAAATCGTGACCGTCTTTGTCGGTCGGTATATGCGAACAGCGAATCGTAAGCGTGCCGTTTCCTTCGTCGAGCGAATATAAAATCCGCCACGTCTTTCCGTCGTCGGATTCGCTTTTTGAGTAGCCCGTATCCGTCCCCGATTTTTCGACGGTAAAAACGATGAGCGACCGGGTTGCCGAATACGTTCCGCTCCAATATCGCGTATCGAGCGCCGCCCTTTGCATGACCGTCATCATTTTATCCTGTTTGATTTCGACAGTCGTCACGGCGCTTGTACCTTCGTAAACCCACGTTCCGTAGTATTTCGGCGTAAGCGCATTCTGCATATCTTCGCCGATTTTTTTGCCGGTTTCATCCATCGCTTTGCCGAACGATTTGAAAGCGTCGGCGGATTTTTTACCGAATTCTTTCCACTCCTGCTTTACGGAAGAGTTCTTGTCCGAATCGGCGGCGGACGGCAAAACAACGGCAAGCAGCGGTACCGCGATTATGATTTTAATAATTCTCGATAAGCGCATAATTACCTCCCATGCATCCTTTTTGTTTATTTAAAAAACAGCAATCCTGCTATACCGAGCGGAATGAGGTAGCACGCAAACCATCCGAGCTTTCCCTTTTTAATAATTTTCATAAGGAGGGAAAGAGATGCGTAACCGACAACGAAAGAGGCTGCGCACCCGACGAGGATCGGAAGCGCTCCGATTGATTCCGACATTTTGTCGAAATCTTTGAGCTCGAGTATAAAAGCGCCGAGAATCGCCGGAATCGAAACGATAAACGAAAACTCTCCCGCATCCGCTCTCCCGATGCCTGAAAGCAGTCCGCCTGCTATCGTCGAACCGCTCCTCGAAATGCCCGGCAGCGTTCCGATACCTTGAGCCGCTCCGACGATGAGCGCCTGCTTCCACGAAATGCCGTCCGATTTTTCTACGTTTTCTCTCTTTTTGCCTGCATATTGCGATATAAGCAAAATGAGCGCAGTGACGATAAAGAGCGCGCATACGAATCGTATAGAAAGAGAGGGGAGCATTTTTTCCGCAGCGACGCCGATGACACCCGTAACGAGCGTTGCGACGATGACGGCTGCGACCGTTTTGCGGGAAGCTTCGTCGCTTTTTGTCAAAGCGCTTTCACCCGAAACGCCCGAAACGAGGGGGCGGCGCGCGATCATCCGTGCGAACGCGCAAAAGAGTTTCAAAATATCGTGTCTGAAATAAAGTACGACTGCGGCGAGCGTTGCGAGGTGAAGAAATACGTCGAATAAAAGCGGCACGTCGCCGAGCGAAAACAGATACTGCGCCACGGCGAGATGTCCGGAAGACGAAACGGGTAAAAATTCCGTTAGGCCCTGAAGTACGCCGAGCAAAAGGCTTTGTAAAATCGTCATAAATCCATCATAGCAAAAGAGCGGAAAGATGTCATGAGCGATATGCGGCGATACGGAGCTGCGGGGATTGCAGCTCCGCTGAAAAATAAGTACCTTACAGTACTTGCTCTCCGTCAAGATAGACGCGGGAAACCGACAAGCCTTTTTCGTCTTTTTCGAAGCAGACGAAATTTGCTCTGCAGCCCCGTGTCGTTTTGACTTTTTTTTCACAGCCGTAAAATGCCGCAGGAATTTCCGACGCTTTCATCCATGCATCTTTTAACGAGCAAATACCGCTTTTGACAAGATGCTCCACGCCGTGCCGGATACTTTGCGCGGAGCCGGCAAGAAGACGCGGTTCGCTCATCATACAAAGCCGTCCGTTCGACTGGAGCAGGACATTTCCGCCGATCGGCGTTTCGTATGTTCCCGGCTGTAATCCGCCGAACTGCGTGCTGTCGCTGATAATAAAAGACCGCGGACCTTTTACGGCAAAAACCGTTTTCAACACCGATTCGGGAAGATGAAATCCGTCGGCAATACAGGAAAGCGTCAAACCGTCGTTGCTTAATTCTTCCCACAAAAAATTCGGATGACGGGGCACCGTGACGGGAACTCCGTTTCCGAAGTGTGTGACAAGACTCGCTCCGCTTGCAACGGCTTCGGCTATTTGTTCTTCGCTTGCCATCGTATGTCCTACGGATACGACAACGCCGAGCTCACTGACTTTTGAAATAAAAGAATACGTGTCTCCTCCCCATTCGGGCGAGAGGGTAAGAGCCGATATTTTTCCTTCCGCAGCATCATACCATCTCTTAAACATATCGAAGTCGGGCGCTCTGATATAGCGTTTGTCGTGCGCACCTGAAGCTCCGTCTTTCGGGGAGATAAAGGGACCTTCAATATGAATGCCCTGTGTCATTTTTTTTGCCAACGGATTGCGATGTGTAAAAGAAACAATCTCTTTGCAGCGCTTCAGAATTTTTTCGGGATCGGCGGTGATAACGGTCGGACAAATCAGTCCGCAGCCTTCTTTCAATAAAGCGTACAGCGCTTTTTCATAGGCTTCTTCCGTCAATTCGTCGGTCGTGTTGAAGTCAATGCCGTTGAAGCCGTTAATTTGAGTATCGAACAGTACGGGTGCGATGTTCGGATACGTTACGGAATTTTCCGGATCCGTTTTTTCCGCCGAAATAAAAATACCGTTTTCAATTTGGAGCTTTACCAGCGTATCGGTGCCGTACATCCATCCGGTAAAAATCATAAAGATACCTCCTCTACAGGCTCCGTATGGATTTTCTGAACTTAGCGATAAAACGATTGTTCCATTCATCGCCGCCCGGACAGTTGCCGCTTCGCCAAACGGGAGGATTGACGCCTTCGTTTACAAGTATATTGATCGCTTCGATTATGATGCCGTTCATCACGAATGCGTTCGCGTATGTGCTGAGCGCACCGATTTTTTGTTCGAAGCCGGGAAGTTCGATTGTCGCATCTCCCAGTTTGATTTTGCAGTCGACCGAACAATCCGCGATTTCATGCAGATTTTTTTTCGACGGATGACGCGCAGGGTGATCTTTCGGACAGGAATTTGCATGGGCATGGGAACTCACGCCGATCACTTTTGCGCCGCGCGATTGTGCGGTTAAGCATGCGTCGATCGTAGCGGAATTGATTCCGTACGCGTTGACTACGATCAGAAGGTCTCCTTCGCCTATGCCGTTGTCTTCGATTACGATTTTACCGTAACCGGGAAGCCGCTCCGCCGCCATCGATTTTAAAGCGCCGTTTGAAAGCATCGTCTCCTGATTTAAGATAGCGTTTATGTGCATGAGGCCGCCGGCGCGGAAAAATACTTCCATCGCCGCGAGATTCGAGTGTCCGCCCGGGCCGAATACATACACGATTTTGTCTTTTTTTACATGGTCTGCGACCATCCGCGCCGCTTTGAGAATATTTTTTTCTTCGGTATCGTATATTTCATCGATAATGCCGAACACTTCTTTACGGTACAGTTTTAAAACATCACCTTCCGTCATTTTACGCCTCCAAAAATATTAATTATTAAAATTATCCAATGCTTTGTTTATAAGCTTTTCCGTTTCCGGGCCGTAGGTTCCGCACAGCGCAAAGTAGATCGCCGAACCGTGCGGCTCGTACCCGCCTTCACGGATCTGTTTTTCGCTGCACAGATAACCGATCATGCCGTTCGTATAACAGACGCACAAACCGTTTTTGTTTTTTTGCCGTACCGACAGCGCATACTGCTGCGACATTTCGGCATTAAAAAAATACACGGGTGTCGAACCGAAATCGACGCGCGTTATTTCAAGCGTTTCATAGTCGCGGAAGTTCTTTTCGATCGCTTTTTGCGCCCATTGACGCATTGTGTCGTCCTCCGCATGAGCCGCAAGTGACGCGACTTCATTTTTTGAAAAATTCTGCACGAGCGGAAGTTTGATCCGGATTTTTCGCAATTCAAGATTTTCCTGAATCGGAGCGCTTTGTGTTTGCAGGGTATCTTTGCACTTTTTGAAAAAGTCATCCGCAAAGGCGATAATTTTTTCAAAATCGACGGAAATAAAACGGTCTCCGAGTACGCTGTTCGGGCGCAAGTCGGCGGTACAGCCCTGCAAAAAAATTGACACGCTTTCTGGATACGCTTCGTCGAAACGCCGTAAAACGATTCCCGCGTAATCCGGATGTACGCTGTTGCCGTCGGAGAGATTATTATGACACGCATAGTGAACGGCGAAGCCTTTCGGTTTTCCGTCTCGTTTTTTTAGGAATTCGAAAATTGTTAAATCGGTGTCGGCCGGCTCTTCGTAATTCGGACACATTTCGATGCCTTTGTCCGTTTTTTTTCTGCGGTACACGTTCATGGCGCATGTGCCGTTAAATCGACGTACGGCAACTTCTTCCGAATCGCGTTCCGCTGCGGCAATTCCGTCGATAATCTTTTGCAATAAAAAATCGATGTAATTGTCGGAAACGGTTTCAAGCAGCGGCGTAAACGCACGCCCCGTTCCGGGGCCAGAGTGATTATGAGACGCCGTAAACAAAACTTCATCTTCGGCGATGCCCTGCTTTTGCCTGAGCAGCGTTCGCACGGTATCGATAAAATCGGGATTCCACCACAATAAATCCGCATATACGATGATGATGCGTTTGCTTGCCGTTTGCCAATAGTGAA
This Treponema socranskii subsp. buccale DNA region includes the following protein-coding sequences:
- a CDS encoding undecaprenyl-diphosphate phosphatase, which translates into the protein MTILQSLLLGVLQGLTEFLPVSSSGHLAVAQYLFSLGDVPLLFDVFLHLATLAAVVLYFRHDILKLFCAFARMIARRPLVSGVSGESALTKSDEASRKTVAAVIVATLVTGVIGVAAEKMLPSLSIRFVCALFIVTALILLISQYAGKKRENVEKSDGISWKQALIVGAAQGIGTLPGISRSGSTIAGGLLSGIGRADAGEFSFIVSIPAILGAFILELKDFDKMSESIGALPILVGCAASFVVGYASLSLLMKIIKKGKLGWFACYLIPLGIAGLLFFK
- a CDS encoding N-acetylglucosamine-6-phosphate deacetylase, whose amino-acid sequence is MIFTGWMYGTDTLVKLQIENGIFISAEKTDPENSVTYPNIAPVLFDTQINGFNGIDFNTTDELTEEAYEKALYALLKEGCGLICPTVITADPEKILKRCKEIVSFTHRNPLAKKMTQGIHIEGPFISPKDGASGAHDKRYIRAPDFDMFKRWYDAAEGKISALTLSPEWGGDTYSFISKVSELGVVVSVGHTMASEEQIAEAVASGASLVTHFGNGVPVTVPRHPNFLWEELSNDGLTLSCIADGFHLPESVLKTVFAVKGPRSFIISDSTQFGGLQPGTYETPIGGNVLLQSNGRLCMMSEPRLLAGSAQSIRHGVEHLVKSGICSLKDAWMKASEIPAAFYGCEKKVKTTRGCRANFVCFEKDEKGLSVSRVYLDGEQVL
- a CDS encoding NAD(P)H-hydrate dehydratase; translated protein: MQKVFIDVKELEKRMHKVFGITEDVMIENAASALESEVRKALYDRNAVRAYEKRPVYRTERPSTSSAAHRGTVSSNDVLIVCGSGNNGADGYALARRIAGDIPVAVYSACDAKTENCKRERDAALAVGVKLVSRSAFFKQLSSCALVVDCLYGTGFRGTLMPDLSVLIDTINNAPCFRIACDIPSGIDKRGAVSTEYKHRPLAFDADLTVSMGALKAAYFGDAAKDFCGIIKKYGIGVSALVFEEDAAADLYLLEADDMRLPVRAKKSVHKGNFGHAAIAAGEKAGAAIIAGQAALGFGAGLATIVETETGAAARFKLPPDLMIAQSFPKDTTAILLGSGFGRGRTEAFQNLCAKLEAYKGAGIVLDADSFYYGDIGKLLDVLSKRSTRVILTPHPKEFQSLLKLCALGDYTIGELADDRIEIVKKFSERFPHIVLVLKGANTVIASERGVFVSVEGNQSLAKAGSGDVLAGLVCALLAQQYDAEDAAVTAVLAHGIASQRFARAYNLTPPKLIDAVGSLMNELPPV
- the rsmG gene encoding 16S rRNA (guanine(527)-N(7))-methyltransferase RsmG, yielding MSDILNEGLSELGFARDSIPLFAQKLGMYIKELQLFNSAYNLVNTSDFEELAIRHVFDSLAAHDIINSLAADIRSEDGIGVTRSGDIIIGDIGSGGGLPGIPLAVVFPQFRFTLVERMDRRCAFLENCAAMLGLQNLTVQKSEAEKIPRESFDIAVFRALKPLDARFAKTLLSLIKKGGYLAAYKAKKTNIENEMDAIRSVIADYTALEVHVPFMKDAERNIVVVKK
- a CDS encoding sugar isomerase domain-containing protein encodes the protein MTEGDVLKLYRKEVFGIIDEIYDTEEKNILKAARMVADHVKKDKIVYVFGPGGHSNLAAMEVFFRAGGLMHINAILNQETMLSNGALKSMAAERLPGYGKIVIEDNGIGEGDLLIVVNAYGINSATIDACLTAQSRGAKVIGVSSHAHANSCPKDHPARHPSKKNLHEIADCSVDCKIKLGDATIELPGFEQKIGALSTYANAFVMNGIIIEAINILVNEGVNPPVWRSGNCPGGDEWNNRFIAKFRKSIRSL
- a CDS encoding neutral/alkaline non-lysosomal ceramidase N-terminal domain-containing protein, which translates into the protein MIRLGCAKSVISPKVPLRLCGYARRTDNFSGITEDIFLRVHYWQTASKRIIIVYADLLWWNPDFIDTVRTLLRQKQGIAEDEVLFTASHNHSGPGTGRAFTPLLETVSDNYIDFLLQKIIDGIAAAERDSEEVAVRRFNGTCAMNVYRRKKTDKGIEMCPNYEEPADTDLTIFEFLKKRDGKPKGFAVHYACHNNLSDGNSVHPDYAGIVLRRFDEAYPESVSIFLQGCTADLRPNSVLGDRFISVDFEKIIAFADDFFKKCKDTLQTQSAPIQENLELRKIRIKLPLVQNFSKNEVASLAAHAEDDTMRQWAQKAIEKNFRDYETLEITRVDFGSTPVYFFNAEMSQQYALSVRQKNKNGLCVCYTNGMIGYLCSEKQIREGGYEPHGSAIYFALCGTYGPETEKLINKALDNFNN